From Nonlabens sp. Ci31, the proteins below share one genomic window:
- a CDS encoding SCO family protein — MNKKKDTPYYIGLGVIIIIFGYFAVTNVIHYINKDKVVDSNRSEDRLPVADKFLKKFNKVPDFQFVNQKGDTITNKDLLGKVYVIDFFFTTCPTICTPMSMNMSKVSEALKSQNDFRTISITIDPDHDTPEVLKEYAKKYDANSNWDFLTGDKDATYKLSREGFNAYVGESDNENIRFEHSGNFALVDRNGYIRSRKVRIDDQNENWIYHYNGVQENEIPDQIKEIIEDAETLLNK; from the coding sequence ATGAATAAGAAAAAAGACACTCCGTATTATATAGGTCTTGGGGTTATCATTATTATTTTTGGATACTTTGCAGTAACAAACGTTATTCATTATATCAATAAAGATAAAGTCGTGGACAGCAATCGTTCAGAAGATCGCTTACCTGTGGCAGATAAGTTTTTGAAGAAATTTAATAAAGTACCTGATTTTCAATTTGTCAATCAAAAAGGAGATACAATTACTAATAAAGACTTGTTAGGCAAAGTGTATGTCATCGATTTCTTTTTTACTACTTGTCCGACCATTTGTACTCCTATGAGCATGAATATGTCTAAGGTCAGTGAAGCTCTTAAATCTCAAAATGATTTCAGAACTATTTCCATTACTATAGATCCAGATCATGACACTCCAGAAGTTTTAAAGGAGTATGCAAAGAAATACGATGCTAATAGCAACTGGGATTTTCTTACTGGAGATAAAGACGCTACTTATAAATTAAGTCGGGAAGGATTTAACGCTTATGTAGGTGAGAGTGACAATGAAAACATACGTTTTGAGCACAGCGGTAATTTTGCTCTGGTAGATAGAAACGGTTACATACGCTCCCGCAAGGTGAGAATTGATGATCAAAATGAAAATTGGATCTACCATTATAACGGTGTTCAAGAGAATGAAATTCCAGATCAAATTAAGGAGATTATTGAAGATGCAGAAACACTTTTAAATAAGTAA
- a CDS encoding efflux RND transporter periplasmic adaptor subunit, whose product MKRTGTVITLIIILLLASAGIYYIWQKDREDPITYTTEQPTKETIIKETVATGSIVPKEEVSIKPNISGVIDKIHVEAGDFVKAGDLIADIKVVPNVSSLTSAKNNIAGARTSVETAKLALDNQKAIYNRQKSLFDKGVISANDFDLAQNAYNNALQRYKQEQVNLRGSQQNYDIIRTGTTAGLGDYAQTSIRATVSGMVLDVPVKEGNQVIESNNFNEGTSIAIIADVNKMIFEGKVDESEVGKIKEGLALEITVGAFDNKKFDAILDYVAPKGIAENGAIQFAIKGTLKAAQDSTFIRAGLSANASIILDRRDDVWSIKEALVQYDPETKKPFVEVETGDQQFERRDIELGLSNGIDVEVLSGVKKGDNIKVWNALKIPAGRGGFGG is encoded by the coding sequence ATGAAACGTACAGGAACCGTCATCACACTTATTATAATTTTGCTGCTCGCATCAGCAGGGATTTATTACATCTGGCAAAAAGATCGAGAAGATCCTATTACCTACACCACAGAGCAACCTACCAAGGAAACTATTATCAAAGAGACCGTGGCAACGGGTAGCATTGTGCCTAAAGAGGAGGTTAGTATCAAACCTAATATCTCGGGTGTTATTGATAAAATCCATGTCGAGGCAGGTGATTTTGTTAAAGCAGGAGACCTTATTGCAGATATTAAAGTAGTCCCTAATGTGTCCTCTTTGACTAGTGCTAAAAATAATATCGCAGGAGCTAGAACATCTGTAGAAACCGCAAAATTAGCGCTGGATAATCAAAAGGCTATTTATAACAGACAGAAATCCCTTTTTGATAAAGGAGTGATTTCTGCAAACGATTTTGACTTAGCTCAAAATGCTTATAACAACGCTTTACAACGTTACAAGCAAGAGCAGGTAAATTTAAGGGGTTCACAGCAAAACTATGATATCATAAGAACTGGAACTACCGCGGGCTTGGGAGACTATGCGCAGACATCCATACGGGCAACAGTTTCTGGAATGGTACTGGACGTTCCTGTAAAAGAAGGAAATCAAGTTATTGAGTCCAATAACTTTAATGAAGGTACCTCCATCGCTATTATCGCAGATGTCAATAAAATGATCTTTGAAGGAAAAGTGGATGAAAGTGAAGTAGGGAAAATTAAAGAAGGTCTTGCGCTAGAAATTACCGTAGGCGCTTTTGATAATAAAAAGTTTGACGCTATTTTAGATTATGTAGCTCCAAAAGGAATTGCAGAGAATGGAGCTATTCAATTTGCTATTAAAGGAACTCTTAAAGCGGCACAAGATTCTACTTTTATAAGAGCAGGATTGAGCGCAAATGCCAGTATTATTCTCGATAGAAGAGATGACGTATGGAGTATCAAAGAGGCACTAGTACAGTATGATCCAGAGACTAAAAAGCCTTTTGTAGAAGTTGAAACTGGCGATCAACAATTTGAACGTCGTGATATAGAATTGGGATTGAGTAACGGTATCGATGTGGAAGTGCTTTCTGGAGTAAAAAAAGGCGATAACATCAAAGTTTGGAACGCCTTAAAAATCCCTGCAGGACGTGGCGGGTTCGGAGGTTAA
- a CDS encoding membrane or secreted protein: protein MSDLPKAEGIKKTSRAAIVSVLLILFALPLLTYLFFLNGEHHFKTLPIVTENVSELSAFKNIEGNSIRLKDSVSIITFLGSHPYDRIGYVSNINEKIYKDFHQFDGYQMISILPEEGVKDIEEIKAQMAETTDLADWHFLVGSDEAIKNLFYSFKSNLTLNNDLSSEHAFVVDKKLNLRGRTDDEELGMVYGYDTYLIANLNKRMMDDMRVLLAEYRFAFKKNRDEKIQKDE, encoded by the coding sequence ATGTCAGATCTTCCCAAAGCAGAAGGAATCAAAAAAACCAGTAGAGCAGCTATTGTAAGTGTATTGCTTATTCTTTTTGCACTACCACTACTTACTTATCTGTTTTTTTTAAATGGAGAACACCATTTTAAAACGTTACCAATAGTTACAGAAAATGTATCGGAGTTATCGGCCTTTAAAAACATAGAAGGGAATAGTATTCGATTGAAGGATAGTGTTTCAATTATTACTTTTTTAGGGAGTCATCCTTATGACCGCATAGGTTACGTGTCTAATATCAATGAAAAGATCTATAAAGATTTTCATCAATTTGACGGGTATCAAATGATCAGTATTTTGCCAGAGGAAGGTGTAAAGGATATCGAAGAAATCAAAGCTCAAATGGCTGAAACAACAGATCTTGCCGACTGGCATTTTCTGGTAGGTAGTGATGAAGCTATCAAAAACCTGTTCTATTCTTTCAAGTCTAATTTGACACTCAACAATGATCTTTCATCAGAACATGCATTTGTGGTAGATAAAAAATTAAATTTAAGGGGTCGTACAGATGATGAAGAGCTCGGAATGGTTTACGGTTACGACACTTATTTGATAGCAAACCTCAATAAAAGGATGATGGACGATATGCGAGTGCTACTAGCAGAGTATAGATTTGCATTTAAGAAAAATAGAGACGAAAAAATTCAAAAAGATGAATAA
- the tsaB gene encoding tRNA (adenosine(37)-N6)-threonylcarbamoyltransferase complex dimerization subunit type 1 TsaB — MSLILCIETTSTNCSVALATENGAFQNNYGILNCLDVLEDNSDGYSHGERLHLYIEEILSRNNFSTKDLNAIAVSEGPGSYTGLRIGVASVKGLCYALDIPMIAISTLESLSKQNTSSGITVPMLDARRMEVYAAVFEDEEIVQEVSAVVLEKESFSRFRESGKLTFIGTGIEKFRELIQEEQHTYITSNPTATTLCDLALEKHKKSDIVDVAYFEPFYLKEFKAG; from the coding sequence ATGTCTTTAATTTTATGTATAGAAACAACCTCTACGAACTGTTCTGTAGCTCTGGCAACAGAGAATGGAGCTTTTCAAAATAACTACGGAATTCTCAATTGTCTGGACGTACTAGAAGATAACAGTGACGGGTATAGTCATGGAGAACGTTTGCATCTTTATATAGAGGAGATTCTGTCGCGCAATAACTTCTCCACCAAAGATCTTAATGCTATTGCTGTAAGTGAAGGGCCAGGTTCTTATACCGGATTGCGTATAGGAGTCGCCTCGGTTAAAGGATTGTGTTATGCTCTTGATATCCCCATGATTGCCATAAGTACACTAGAATCTTTGAGCAAGCAAAATACCTCCTCTGGTATTACAGTCCCTATGTTAGATGCGCGAAGAATGGAAGTGTATGCTGCCGTTTTTGAAGATGAAGAAATAGTTCAAGAAGTGTCTGCGGTAGTATTAGAAAAAGAAAGTTTTTCTCGCTTTCGCGAAAGCGGAAAACTAACATTTATAGGTACTGGAATAGAAAAATTTAGAGAGCTGATTCAAGAAGAACAGCATACGTACATTACCTCAAACCCTACCGCAACAACTTTGTGCGACCTTGCTTTAGAAAAGCATAAAAAAAGCGACATTGTAGATGTCGCTTATTTCGAGCCTTTTTACCTTAAAGAATTTAAGGCGGGATAA
- a CDS encoding DUF420 domain-containing protein, with product MLEKRGPAIIIVISVLVPLVVILLMFMPVRYNFLGVESGQLPLLHAVINGMTAVLLITGYLLIKKQNRIAHRWVMTTAFVLSAFFLVSYVISKISNEPISYPVDAPLRYLYLFILVSHIVLCAIILPLVLYTMYFAWNKKFEKHKKIAGWTFPIWLYIAISGVLVYVFMQPYY from the coding sequence ATGTTAGAAAAAAGAGGTCCCGCAATTATTATAGTCATTTCTGTGTTAGTGCCATTAGTGGTTATCCTATTAATGTTTATGCCAGTGCGATATAACTTTTTAGGGGTTGAATCTGGACAACTTCCCTTACTTCACGCTGTGATTAACGGGATGACAGCCGTCTTATTAATCACAGGTTATTTATTGATTAAAAAACAAAACCGTATTGCACATAGATGGGTGATGACAACAGCCTTTGTTTTAAGCGCTTTTTTTTTAGTAAGTTATGTGATTTCAAAAATAAGTAACGAACCTATTTCTTATCCCGTTGATGCTCCATTGAGATACTTGTATCTTTTTATTCTAGTGAGCCACATAGTTCTCTGTGCTATCATTTTGCCATTGGTACTATACACCATGTATTTTGCTTGGAATAAAAAATTTGAAAAACATAAAAAAATTGCTGGTTGGACATTCCCTATTTGGTTATATATAGCAATTTCTGGTGTTTTAGTGTATGTTTTTATGCAGCCCTACTACTAA
- a CDS encoding dodecin family protein: MAVLKVIEVLANSESSWEDATKKAVEHASKSVQNIRSVYINEQSAQVKEGKISEYRVNVKITFEVK, translated from the coding sequence ATGGCGGTTTTAAAAGTAATAGAAGTACTAGCAAACAGCGAGAGCAGCTGGGAAGATGCAACTAAAAAAGCTGTTGAGCATGCTTCTAAAAGTGTACAAAATATACGATCAGTTTACATCAATGAGCAAAGTGCTCAAGTGAAAGAGGGTAAGATTTCTGAATATCGTGTCAACGTAAAAATCACTTTTGAGGTAAAGTAA
- a CDS encoding ABC transporter ATP-binding protein: MIEITDLHKSYKTGNSSLHVLKGINFSVKEGELVSIMGSSGSGKSTFLNILGMLDEADSGSYTLDNTPIKNLNEKIAAQYRNKFLGFIFQSFNLINYKSAIDNVALPLYYQKVGRKERDEKAMHYLEKVGLADWATHLPNQLSGGQKQRVAIARALASDPKVLLADEPTGALDTKTSYEVMELIQGINEEGRTILVVTHEPDIAQMTKRIVNLKDGRIIDDTLVDQVKASSYV; this comes from the coding sequence ATGATTGAAATAACTGATTTACATAAGTCCTACAAGACGGGAAATTCGTCTCTGCATGTCTTAAAGGGCATCAATTTTTCTGTTAAAGAAGGAGAGTTGGTTTCCATTATGGGTTCTTCTGGTTCTGGAAAATCTACGTTTCTAAATATTTTAGGAATGCTGGATGAAGCAGATAGCGGTTCCTACACCCTAGATAACACTCCTATAAAAAATCTGAATGAAAAAATTGCAGCTCAATACCGCAATAAGTTTCTAGGTTTTATTTTTCAGTCGTTTAACTTGATCAATTACAAGTCAGCTATAGATAATGTGGCGCTACCACTTTATTACCAAAAGGTAGGTCGCAAAGAACGCGATGAAAAAGCGATGCATTATTTAGAAAAAGTAGGTCTTGCAGATTGGGCTACTCATTTACCTAATCAATTATCGGGTGGGCAGAAACAACGTGTGGCCATAGCAAGAGCACTAGCTAGTGATCCTAAAGTCCTATTAGCCGATGAACCTACTGGAGCACTAGATACCAAAACTTCTTACGAGGTAATGGAGCTTATACAGGGTATTAATGAAGAAGGAAGGACTATACTAGTCGTAACTCACGAGCCAGACATTGCACAAATGACAAAGCGCATCGTGAATCTTAAAGATGGTAGGATCATAGATGATACTTTGGTAGATCAAGTAAAAGCTTCATCATATGTTTAA
- a CDS encoding efflux RND transporter periplasmic adaptor subunit yields the protein MKKAIIIIVILIAVAVLGYFGYKMVAANSDEGILVEVMEVTTMDVTETVSATGKIKPEVEVSISPEVPGEIIELPIREGQAVQKGDLLAKINPDLLQSSVNRSRAGLANTKAGFEQAKASLVEAKANYQRASQLFEKGVISQSEFDASTAAYQRAKAAERSAYFSVRSAGATVNEATDNLGRTSIFAPMTGTISLLAVELGERVVGTQQMAGTELLRVADLSQMEVEVDVNENDIVKIEVGDKAIVEVDAYLKRKFQGVVTEIANTATGALSADQVTNFKVKVRILPDSYKKLLEGKSENYSPFKPGMTATVDIITREKKDVIAVPISSIVIKNDTIESKNNSRELSTSDQKLECVYLEQNGKAKLRVVTTGIQDDKNIVVLTGLEKGEKVITGPYRTVTKTLKSGKAVSTKTDKDARSTSSEEDKEA from the coding sequence ATGAAGAAAGCAATAATTATTATAGTAATACTAATAGCTGTTGCTGTACTAGGCTATTTTGGGTATAAAATGGTTGCTGCTAATAGCGACGAAGGCATATTAGTAGAGGTGATGGAAGTCACCACGATGGATGTTACAGAAACGGTGAGTGCCACAGGAAAAATCAAACCAGAAGTAGAGGTTAGCATATCTCCAGAAGTGCCAGGTGAGATTATTGAATTACCTATAAGAGAAGGCCAAGCGGTTCAGAAAGGAGACCTTCTTGCTAAAATCAACCCAGATTTATTACAATCTAGCGTAAACAGATCGAGAGCTGGACTTGCTAATACTAAAGCGGGTTTTGAACAAGCAAAAGCAAGTCTTGTAGAGGCAAAAGCAAATTACCAACGCGCTTCTCAACTCTTTGAAAAAGGAGTGATCTCGCAATCAGAATTTGATGCTTCTACTGCTGCTTATCAAAGAGCAAAAGCTGCAGAACGTTCTGCTTATTTTTCAGTTCGAAGTGCAGGAGCTACTGTAAATGAAGCTACAGATAATTTAGGTCGTACCAGTATTTTTGCTCCTATGACAGGAACAATTTCCTTGCTTGCAGTCGAGTTAGGAGAGCGAGTGGTCGGAACTCAACAAATGGCAGGAACAGAATTGCTGCGTGTTGCAGACCTTTCTCAAATGGAAGTTGAGGTAGATGTGAATGAGAATGATATCGTTAAGATAGAAGTTGGTGATAAAGCCATTGTTGAAGTAGATGCGTACTTAAAAAGAAAATTTCAAGGAGTAGTAACCGAAATTGCCAACACCGCTACTGGAGCGCTAAGTGCAGATCAAGTGACTAACTTTAAAGTAAAAGTAAGAATCTTACCAGATAGCTATAAAAAACTTTTAGAAGGTAAAAGTGAAAACTACAGCCCTTTTAAACCTGGAATGACCGCAACGGTAGATATCATTACAAGAGAAAAGAAAGATGTGATTGCAGTTCCCATAAGCTCTATCGTTATTAAAAACGATACTATAGAAAGTAAAAACAACTCTAGAGAACTATCTACAAGCGATCAAAAGTTGGAATGTGTTTATCTGGAACAAAACGGTAAAGCCAAATTAAGAGTGGTCACTACAGGTATCCAAGATGATAAAAATATAGTGGTACTCACTGGCCTTGAAAAAGGAGAAAAAGTAATTACTGGACCTTATAGAACAGTTACAAAGACTTTGAAATCAGGAAAAGCGGTAAGTACAAAAACAGATAAAGACGCTAGATCAACCTCTTCTGAAGAAGACAAAGAAGCTTAG
- a CDS encoding TolC family protein, which translates to MKKLIIFSIVLFSFAFAKAQQNNGWTLQECIQQALDKNISINNGELDKEVAVIEKRDALGNFLPSLNLSARRTVSQGFQFNPVSGFENNKRTNLSGGANSGVTFFDGLRSFRQYKRANLSAEAADYRLQNLIDNTALNVANTFLNVLFNRENLQVLLKQHEVTNSQIEQTQNLVEAGSLPRGDLLEIQATYESENQQIITSQNSLAISKLNLAQLLMVEDYENFDVAEVDYSLPVTSILDKEVELVVNNALDTRSEIKIAEINKKLSTQDLLIARSGYSPTVTGFLNYNTNAQEDTELAITDQLYLLDGISYGISLNVPVFNGFNTRNQVERAKINLERANFAEQQAKLDLEALVYRAYTDAEGSKVAYASALKTLEARRIAFEYSQERYNVGLLNAFDFEQSRQQVVSAENQVIQSKYQYIFNLKVLELYFGIPVNELRL; encoded by the coding sequence ATGAAGAAGTTAATAATTTTCAGTATTGTTCTTTTTAGTTTTGCTTTCGCGAAAGCGCAACAGAATAACGGGTGGACTTTACAAGAGTGTATCCAACAAGCTTTAGACAAGAATATCTCCATAAATAATGGAGAATTAGATAAAGAGGTTGCGGTAATAGAAAAAAGAGATGCATTAGGTAATTTTTTACCTTCGTTAAACTTATCTGCAAGAAGAACCGTATCTCAGGGTTTCCAATTTAATCCAGTTTCTGGTTTTGAAAATAATAAAAGGACCAACTTATCTGGTGGAGCAAACTCTGGTGTGACCTTCTTCGACGGCTTGAGAAGTTTTAGACAGTATAAACGCGCAAATCTTTCTGCTGAGGCAGCAGACTATAGATTGCAAAATTTAATTGATAATACAGCACTTAACGTAGCCAATACTTTTTTGAATGTACTTTTCAATAGGGAAAACCTACAAGTTTTATTAAAACAGCATGAAGTTACTAACTCGCAAATCGAGCAAACTCAAAATCTAGTCGAAGCAGGATCTTTACCTAGAGGCGATTTATTGGAAATCCAAGCTACTTATGAGAGTGAAAATCAACAAATAATTACCTCACAGAATAGTCTTGCTATTTCAAAACTAAATTTAGCTCAACTACTCATGGTGGAAGATTATGAGAATTTTGATGTGGCAGAAGTAGATTATTCGTTACCAGTCACTAGTATTTTAGATAAGGAAGTAGAACTAGTCGTAAACAATGCTTTGGATACGCGTAGTGAGATCAAGATAGCCGAAATAAATAAAAAGCTTTCTACCCAAGACCTTTTAATCGCTAGATCAGGTTATTCTCCTACGGTAACTGGTTTTCTTAATTATAATACTAATGCCCAAGAAGATACGGAACTTGCAATTACAGATCAGTTATATCTCCTAGATGGGATCTCTTATGGGATCTCTCTTAATGTTCCTGTATTTAATGGGTTTAACACACGAAATCAAGTAGAACGTGCAAAAATTAATTTAGAACGTGCAAATTTTGCAGAACAACAAGCCAAATTAGATTTAGAGGCGCTAGTTTATAGAGCTTACACAGATGCTGAAGGTTCTAAAGTAGCTTATGCAAGTGCCTTAAAAACACTCGAAGCTAGAAGAATAGCCTTTGAATACTCCCAAGAAAGATATAACGTAGGACTGCTCAACGCCTTTGATTTTGAACAAAGTAGGCAACAAGTGGTAAGTGCAGAAAATCAAGTGATCCAGTCAAAATACCAGTACATATTTAATTTAAAAGTATTGGAACTGTATTTCGGTATACCAGTTAACGAATTAAGGTTATAA
- a CDS encoding ABC transporter permease, whose translation MFNIERWEEIFETIRKNKLRTFLTSLSVASGIFILVILLGVSSGIANGVREQFSSDATNRIQISTRTTTKEFKGLNPGRRLQMTNADYKSLNSKYEDQIEYKTSLYRTWGGQINYKDKEGSYRIEGVFPDQQFIENAALSHGRFISPSDIEESRKVALIGYQMKEDLFPDSDPIGKIILVNSNINFTVVGVYTDPGGTREESRLFIPITTAQKVFNQGENINRIAYTVNMGRNFDETAKLSAQMTQSIEQDLRTRFVVAPDDRVAIRVEDTLEQAKPFFDLIDVIKAVFWFIGLGTIIAGVVGVGNIMLIVVKERTKEIGIRKALGALPSEIIMMILQESIFITSIAGLIGLFLGVGLLEIAAPYIQNDFINNPTVDFTTAITTVIILVVSGAIAGFIPARRAANIKPIEALRDE comes from the coding sequence ATGTTTAATATAGAGCGATGGGAAGAGATCTTTGAAACTATACGTAAGAACAAACTTCGCACATTTTTAACGAGCTTATCAGTTGCTTCTGGAATCTTTATTTTAGTGATTCTTTTAGGTGTTTCATCGGGAATAGCAAATGGTGTTAGAGAGCAGTTCTCAAGTGACGCTACCAACCGTATTCAAATAAGTACTCGAACCACTACTAAAGAATTTAAAGGTCTTAATCCAGGTCGAAGACTTCAAATGACTAATGCAGATTATAAAAGTCTCAATTCTAAGTACGAAGATCAAATAGAATATAAAACAAGTCTTTACAGAACTTGGGGGGGACAGATCAATTATAAAGATAAAGAAGGAAGTTACCGAATAGAGGGTGTTTTTCCAGATCAACAATTTATAGAAAATGCAGCCTTGTCACATGGTCGTTTTATAAGTCCATCTGATATAGAAGAATCTCGTAAAGTAGCGCTTATAGGCTATCAAATGAAAGAAGATTTGTTTCCTGATAGCGACCCTATAGGAAAAATCATACTTGTAAATAGCAATATTAATTTTACCGTCGTAGGTGTTTACACAGATCCAGGCGGAACTAGAGAAGAGTCTAGGTTATTTATTCCAATTACAACAGCACAGAAGGTTTTTAATCAAGGTGAAAATATCAATCGCATCGCCTATACGGTTAATATGGGAAGAAATTTTGATGAGACAGCAAAGTTAAGTGCACAAATGACTCAATCTATAGAACAAGATTTGAGAACAAGATTTGTAGTAGCTCCAGATGATAGAGTTGCCATAAGGGTAGAGGATACCTTAGAACAAGCAAAGCCATTTTTTGATTTAATAGACGTCATCAAAGCAGTGTTTTGGTTTATAGGCCTAGGAACCATTATCGCTGGAGTAGTAGGGGTGGGTAATATCATGCTTATTGTTGTCAAAGAACGTACTAAAGAAATAGGAATTAGAAAAGCATTAGGGGCATTGCCTAGTGAGATCATTATGATGATTTTACAAGAATCCATATTTATTACTAGTATTGCGGGACTGATAGGTCTTTTTTTAGGCGTAGGACTTCTTGAAATAGCAGCTCCTTATATTCAAAATGATTTCATTAACAACCCTACAGTTGACTTTACCACTGCGATTACCACAGTAATAATTCTTGTAGTATCTGGAGCAATCGCAGGATTTATACCTGCAAGACGAGCAGCAAATATCAAACCTATTGAAGCACTAAGAGACGAGTAA
- a CDS encoding ABC transporter permease, with protein MFNRDRWNEILEALNANRLRTLLTAFGVFWGIFILVALLALTNGLRTGVSVQFANRATNTMYIWGQSTSIPYKGMNKGRRIQFKLADVEALKQKLPALKYVSPRQQLGGYRGANNVTRNEKTGAFQVNGDYPEYINQQYMDILKGRWLSYSDIQKEMKSAVIGVDVVKSLYDIGEEPIGTYITLQGVNFKVVGVFDNPNTNGDSEEEANTIFIPFTTFGKAFNSADEVRWMTLTAYDGISITSIKEQVIDIMKEQHSVHPTDSRAIGNNDVAEEFAKFNGLFNILAFVGYFVGALVLLSGGIGISNIMLIVVKERTNEIGVRRALGATPWDIKAQILQESIVLTLVSGLAGIAFAAGLIWVMNYVLDQSGPMDNFANPSVNIIVIIIALIILTFSGLLAGFIPASRATTMKPVDALRTE; from the coding sequence ATGTTTAACAGAGATAGATGGAATGAAATATTAGAGGCGCTCAATGCAAATAGATTGAGGACCTTACTAACAGCGTTTGGAGTTTTTTGGGGGATTTTTATCCTAGTTGCATTACTCGCTCTTACTAATGGATTGAGAACAGGTGTTAGTGTTCAATTTGCAAATAGAGCGACCAACACGATGTACATTTGGGGACAAAGTACTTCTATTCCTTATAAAGGAATGAATAAAGGTCGCAGAATACAATTTAAACTAGCCGATGTAGAAGCTCTTAAACAAAAATTACCTGCTTTAAAATATGTGTCTCCTAGACAACAATTAGGTGGTTATCGAGGGGCAAACAACGTTACTCGTAATGAAAAAACTGGCGCTTTTCAGGTAAATGGGGATTATCCAGAATACATCAACCAACAATACATGGATATCCTAAAAGGGAGGTGGTTGAGCTATTCTGATATTCAGAAAGAAATGAAAAGTGCCGTAATAGGTGTAGACGTTGTAAAATCACTATATGATATAGGTGAAGAACCTATAGGTACTTATATCACACTTCAAGGGGTCAACTTTAAGGTAGTAGGTGTTTTTGATAATCCTAATACCAATGGAGATAGCGAGGAAGAAGCAAATACTATCTTTATTCCTTTTACCACTTTTGGAAAAGCTTTTAACTCTGCCGATGAGGTAAGATGGATGACACTAACCGCCTATGATGGTATTAGTATCACGTCGATTAAAGAGCAGGTTATAGATATTATGAAGGAGCAACATAGTGTTCATCCTACTGATAGTAGAGCTATAGGAAATAATGATGTTGCTGAGGAATTTGCAAAGTTTAATGGCCTGTTCAATATACTTGCCTTTGTAGGCTACTTTGTCGGGGCGTTAGTACTGCTGTCAGGGGGAATAGGAATCAGTAATATCATGCTAATTGTAGTTAAAGAACGCACTAATGAAATAGGGGTGCGCCGTGCGCTAGGAGCAACTCCGTGGGACATAAAAGCGCAAATTCTTCAAGAATCAATAGTGCTAACCTTGGTTTCTGGTCTCGCTGGAATTGCCTTTGCAGCAGGACTAATTTGGGTAATGAATTATGTATTGGACCAAAGCGGTCCTATGGATAATTTTGCCAATCCATCAGTAAATATTATTGTCATCATCATCGCATTAATCATATTAACCTTTTCAGGATTACTCGCTGGATTTATACCAGCATCACGAGCAACTACTATGAAACCAGTAGATGCATTAAGAACAGAATAA
- a CDS encoding cytochrome C oxidase subunit IV family protein, whose product MADHAAHTDGHAAHKLEIFRGLVKFKSNTQKIWGVLIFLSLVTIVEVALGYIKPDLLNATFLKLKILNWIFIILTLVKAYYITWDFMHMRDETSGLRRAVVWTAVFLIIYLIAILLVEGEYIYEVYRDAAVSSDF is encoded by the coding sequence ATGGCAGATCACGCAGCACATACTGACGGACACGCAGCACATAAATTAGAGATCTTTAGAGGTCTTGTAAAGTTCAAATCAAACACACAAAAGATATGGGGAGTCCTCATATTTCTTTCTTTGGTAACGATTGTTGAAGTAGCTTTGGGTTATATCAAACCTGACCTACTTAATGCAACCTTTCTAAAGCTTAAGATTCTCAACTGGATATTCATTATCCTAACTCTAGTGAAAGCCTATTACATCACATGGGACTTCATGCACATGCGTGATGAGACCAGTGGTTTAAGAAGAGCGGTAGTATGGACAGCAGTATTCCTTATTATTTACTTAATAGCCATATTACTGGTAGAAGGGGAGTACATATACGAAGTGTATAGAGACGCTGCTGTAAGTTCAGACTTTTAA